TCATCAGAACGGATTTGTCAGTGTTCTCCTCTATCACGCTAATTAATCTCGACAGCCGGTAAGGACACATCAGCTAAATTAAATGTATCATATCAGCTAAATTAAATGTGATTAAATATCAGATTAAAACGGTTTTGATTCCATATTAGCTTCACTTATAACGATTGAGAGTACAATTTTATGATTATACGTGTATCTCTTTTTACTCCAGTCATCATGGAGAACAAGGAAAACTGCCCCCCAGGGTTATCGTTACACCAGCCAGACGATATAATTTGGCGGATAGGGGGTCAATCAGCCTCTCTCCCCTGTAACATCGCATATGATACCAATAGGAACATTGATTTCCTTTGGTTCGTCTTCAAGCAGGACGCTCACCACTCGGTCGATCTGATGACCCAGCAACACAAATACAGCCTGGAGAGAAACAGCCTAAATATCAACTCACTCCAGGCCAATGACAGCGGGGTGTACCACTGTGCTGCCTTGTTTAGAGACGTGGTATGCAGCGGGGCACAGGAGATAGGGCAGGGCACCACGCTGGTGGTGAGAGGTAAGAGCATAGAATTAAATACATGTGTAATTTGAAATTATTACTCATCATTTAATGTATCTCTATGGGTAAGAGTGTTTGGGGTAACAAGGGGGACTTTTCAGTTCTACTCAAGTTTTGCCTTTATAACCATATGAAGTGCCAGTTCTCCTGTGTGCTTTCAGAGAGGGGCATGCAGATGGCCTGGCATGTTTTGCTGTTTGTCCTGTTAGCCTTGTACAGTCTGGCAATACTGATTCTGATCATTCGTAAGAAGGTAAGCTATTGTATTACTCTAGATACATGCATATAATGATCATTATGAATTGGTTGTTGTTTGAGATGTAACAGAGCACAAAATATATTGACCAATCATGCAACCATCATAATCATCTAGTCTACATTGGATTCTAACCTGCTCATTCTACACTAGACTGGGAAAGACATTGCCGTTTGCAGAGGCACACAGAAGAGTGACATCCAGGTGCAGTCTTCTCTTTTGTACTGCCTCACTGAAGTTGTTCATGATGTCTTAAAGAATACTTGATACCACCACAATGTGCAATGTGTTCTCAATATTTAGTTTCACCATGTTGTGGAAAGCCCAATGTCTTAAACAAGGAACAGCTCTATTTCTAAGCCCTTGCTATCATTGTTTTGTAAGAGGGGATATTCCTCTTCAGTAAATTCCTAGTAAAATCCTCAGTCTCACAATGTTGAGACTTTAATGTATATTTACATTGCAGAAAGACAAGGAAATACAACACTTTTTAGTTATTTACCACAGCGACGTAACCAATTTGTTTGCTGTTCATTCTCTCTTACAGAAGAATAAAGTTCGAGTACAGTTTGGTGCTGTTGTGCAAGAGCTGTACGGTAAGAGGAACTTACGAAGTAACAAGAAAAACCCCAACCACAGTGGCCCTGCTCAAAACAAGGTACGAGATGGTCACATTGCATTTTCCTAATATGGCTTATTGGCTTTCCTAATAAGTATGAGAGAGGCTAGGAAAGTGCTTTGATTTTATGTTATGTTTATGTTATGACTCAGTTATATCAACCTGTTTTCAATTGACTAAATAATCACACCTTTGTCTTAAGCAAACTCTTCTCTTATCAACACATCTAATCTACACCATGTTGACTCTACAGCTGATAAACTCAACTGAATCGTCTTGCAGGTTGAAAGCCCCCACTCCAACCATCCAGAGGACATTTACCAAAACCAGTGACTCAACAAAAAGGAGAACCACTAATGACAGCTACTTCCCTACACAGACTGATCTTCATTCAGGCGGGAGACTATAAACGAAGGACACTGCTGACCTGCAAAACGACTAACCAAAATCTAAAACTGACCCTTAGCTTAAACAAAGAGAGTAACCAGACAAAAACAATCTCGATTTGATAAACTTCAAATTAATCAGAAAGAAAAACAGAAGTCCCTCTACTGAATCTGAAGTTCACCTATTTGAATATCCAATTTTTTTGTCCATGTTTCAGTTTCAAAAGTCAATGTAAATAACACGTGCAAGTTATTTGAATGAAGGCTTATTGTTTTTAATGGAAACAGTGTAAAAGGACACGTAGGAAACATTCCCCAACAAATGAATGCAAATCATTTGAATGAAAAGTAATAGCATATTTGTTTGGTATTAACTATTTAGACAAAGGCACAACATCACAATGGTTCAGGTCCCATGATAACAGTATGTAGTATACACAATGTCAAAGAAAATATCTGTTTTACATTCAATTTGTTTGGAGAACAAAGTCTGAAAACGAATAAACTACGTGAAAGTAATCTGATGCTACAATATCCCTCAAACTTGGTTAAGTCATACAGTTTCCACAGTAACTAACATAATATTATTGCATAGAGTAATAGCAGACTCAGGTACTGTGCTCCTGCTACCAGAGTTAAGGTCAGTACCATTCCCTTCATCACCACCAGACAAGTTCACCGACAAACATAACAAACACATACAGATGGAGTGTTTTCTTCTGCAGTACCCTCCGGCCATTACACCCCCATGTTCCCTTTAGGAGTGCTGCAGCAACCTATCAAGTCTTAAAAGACAGCATAGACAGTGACTCAAACAGCATAAATTGAGTGACTCAGCCGTCGATATACATGGTGTCCACGGTGTGACTGTTGCGTATTGAGAAGGGCTTCCAGGCGAAGACCTGCAAGGCGGCGATACACATGGgcaccacacacaccaggtagAACATGGTGGTGTGGAGGGCCTCCAAGTCACTGCAGGGGAGGAGTAGGACATTATTCAGACAGTACAGGATCTGTTACAAGATATAGAGGAGCTACTGGAAATGTGTTGTCATGAATTCaaccagtgtgtctgtgtatcaaGACAATTCATAAAAAATTACATCTATTAATGCTATGATAGAGATACATTAAAGTAACGTATAATTAACTACCATGTCGTAGAATAAATGCAGTTGCTTTCCATGGGTTCACTGACACAATTAATGTAACATGTCAATGCAGCTATTTCACCATTAGGGGGCGTAAGCAGTCATCTCAGTGAGCGTAACATTAGAGTTCAAGCTTTAACCCCAGCAAGTTGTCAAACATTACATCTACGGATAACAATGTGTGATATCGGCACCTGAAATGAATCAAATGCTACTTTAATTCAGCCGGTGACTCGCTGGCAGTGAACCAATCCTAGATCATTCCTactacagctccaaaatacacCAGGCCGTAACAGTAAGACTGGTTTGGTCAGGCTAAAGTTAATTTGCATGCTGGCAGAGCAAACATGGATTATAGCTAATAATGCAAAACACAGAACAGGATCTTAAATGGTCGTCCTTGATAGTCTAAAGTGCCTTCCTCGCCTCACTTATGTGAAGACAGATCAGATACAAGCAAAATGGATGTCTACAGGGAATTCACTTTCACCTGTTCAGTACTCACCACAATAATACAATTAGCAACAAGGAGATAAGGAGTGGACATTTAAGACTATTGAGACGCAGCCCTTACC
The sequence above is a segment of the Oncorhynchus tshawytscha isolate Ot180627B unplaced genomic scaffold, Otsh_v2.0 Un_contig_18411_pilon_pilon, whole genome shotgun sequence genome. Coding sequences within it:
- the si:ch211-139g16.8 gene encoding immunoglobulin superfamily member 6, yielding MENKENCPPGLSLHQPDDIIWRIGGQSASLPCNIAYDTNRNIDFLWFVFKQDAHHSVDLMTQQHKYSLERNSLNINSLQANDSGVYHCAALFRDVVCSGAQEIGQGTTLVVRERGMQMAWHVLLFVLLALYSLAILILIIRKKTGKDIAVCRGTQKSDIQKNKVRVQFGAVVQELYGKRNLRSNKKNPNHSGPAQNKVESPHSNHPEDIYQNQ